A portion of the Bubalus kerabau isolate K-KA32 ecotype Philippines breed swamp buffalo chromosome 1, PCC_UOA_SB_1v2, whole genome shotgun sequence genome contains these proteins:
- the SMUG1 gene encoding single-strand selective monofunctional uracil DNA glycosylase isoform X2, translating to MAVPQPFPSGPHLQPAGALMEPQPSPRSLAEGFLQEELRLNDELRQLQFSELVGIVYNPVEYAWEPHRSYVTRYCQGPKQVLFLGMNPGPFGMAQTGVPFGEVSVVRDWLGLGGPVRTPPQEHPKRPVLGLECPQSEVSGARFWGFFRNLCGQPEVFFRHCFVHNLCPLLLLAPSGRNITPAELPAKQREQLLGVCDTALCRQVQLLGVRLVVGVGRLAEQRARRALASLMPEVQVEGLLHPSPRSPQANKGWEAVAKERLNELGLLPLLTS from the exons ATGGCTGTGCCCCAGCCTTTCCCATCGGGGCCCCACCTCCAGCCTGCAGGTGCCCTGATGGAGCCCCAGCCCTCCCCTCGAAGCCTGGCCGAGGGCTTCCTGCAGGAAGAGCTTCGGCTTAATGATGAGCTGAGGCAGCTGCAGTTTTCGGAGCTCGTGGGCATCGTCTACAACCCTGTGGAATATGCGTGGGAGCCACATCGCAGCTACGTGACCCGCTACTGCCAGGGCCCCAAGCAAGTGCTCTTCTTGGGCATGAACCCAGGACCCTTTGGCATGGCCCAGACGGGG GTGCCCTTTGGGGAAGTGAGTGTAGTCCGGGACTGGTTGGGCCTTGGGGGGCCTGTGCGGACCCCTCCCCAGGAGCACCCCAAGCGACCAGTGCTGGGACTGGAGTGCCCTCAGTCCGAGGTGAGCGGTGCCCGGTTCTGGGGCTTTTTCCGGAACCTCTGTGGACAGCCTGAGGTCTTCTTCCGTCACTGTTTCGTCCACAACCTGTGTCCACTGCTCCTTCTGGCTCCCAGCGGGCGCAACATCACCCCCGCTGAGCTGCCGGCCAAGCAGCGCGAGCAGCTCCTGGGGGTGTGTGACACGGCCCTGTGCCGGCAGGTGCAGCTGCTGGGGGTGCGGCTGGTGGTGGGCGTGGGCCGCCTGGCTGAGCAGCGGGCACGGCGGGCTCTGGCAAGTTTGATGCCCGAGGTCCAGGTGGAGGGGCTCCTGCACCCCTCCCCTCGCAGCCCACAGGCCAACAAGGGCTGGGAGGCAGTGGCCAAGGAGAGACTGAACGAGCTGGGCCTACTGCCGCTGTTGACCAGCTGA
- the SMUG1 gene encoding single-strand selective monofunctional uracil DNA glycosylase isoform X3: protein MEPQPSPRSLAEGFLQEELRLNDELRQLQFSELVGIVYNPVEYAWEPHRSYVTRYCQGPKQVLFLGMNPGPFGMAQTGVPFGEVSVVRDWLGLGGPVRTPPQEHPKRPVLGLECPQSEVSGARFWGFFRNLCGQPEVFFRHCFVHNLCPLLLLAPSGRNITPAELPAKQREQLLGVCDTALCRQVQLLGVRLVVGVGRLAEQRARRALASLMPEVQVEGLLHPSPRSPQANKGWEAVAKERLNELGLLPLLTS from the exons ATGGAGCCCCAGCCCTCCCCTCGAAGCCTGGCCGAGGGCTTCCTGCAGGAAGAGCTTCGGCTTAATGATGAGCTGAGGCAGCTGCAGTTTTCGGAGCTCGTGGGCATCGTCTACAACCCTGTGGAATATGCGTGGGAGCCACATCGCAGCTACGTGACCCGCTACTGCCAGGGCCCCAAGCAAGTGCTCTTCTTGGGCATGAACCCAGGACCCTTTGGCATGGCCCAGACGGGG GTGCCCTTTGGGGAAGTGAGTGTAGTCCGGGACTGGTTGGGCCTTGGGGGGCCTGTGCGGACCCCTCCCCAGGAGCACCCCAAGCGACCAGTGCTGGGACTGGAGTGCCCTCAGTCCGAGGTGAGCGGTGCCCGGTTCTGGGGCTTTTTCCGGAACCTCTGTGGACAGCCTGAGGTCTTCTTCCGTCACTGTTTCGTCCACAACCTGTGTCCACTGCTCCTTCTGGCTCCCAGCGGGCGCAACATCACCCCCGCTGAGCTGCCGGCCAAGCAGCGCGAGCAGCTCCTGGGGGTGTGTGACACGGCCCTGTGCCGGCAGGTGCAGCTGCTGGGGGTGCGGCTGGTGGTGGGCGTGGGCCGCCTGGCTGAGCAGCGGGCACGGCGGGCTCTGGCAAGTTTGATGCCCGAGGTCCAGGTGGAGGGGCTCCTGCACCCCTCCCCTCGCAGCCCACAGGCCAACAAGGGCTGGGAGGCAGTGGCCAAGGAGAGACTGAACGAGCTGGGCCTACTGCCGCTGTTGACCAGCTGA
- the SMUG1 gene encoding single-strand selective monofunctional uracil DNA glycosylase isoform X1, translating to MGLWTRTLKIRPCHSSVYPWPCCLQDGSLKIKGDSGMAVPQPFPSGPHLQPAGALMEPQPSPRSLAEGFLQEELRLNDELRQLQFSELVGIVYNPVEYAWEPHRSYVTRYCQGPKQVLFLGMNPGPFGMAQTGVPFGEVSVVRDWLGLGGPVRTPPQEHPKRPVLGLECPQSEVSGARFWGFFRNLCGQPEVFFRHCFVHNLCPLLLLAPSGRNITPAELPAKQREQLLGVCDTALCRQVQLLGVRLVVGVGRLAEQRARRALASLMPEVQVEGLLHPSPRSPQANKGWEAVAKERLNELGLLPLLTS from the exons ATGGGGCTCTGGACCAG AACATTGAAAATAAGGCCTTGTCACTCTTCGGTGTATCCCTGGCCTTGCTGTCTTCAGGATGGGTCCCTAAAGATCAAAG GTGACAGTGGCATGGCTGTGCCCCAGCCTTTCCCATCGGGGCCCCACCTCCAGCCTGCAGGTGCCCTGATGGAGCCCCAGCCCTCCCCTCGAAGCCTGGCCGAGGGCTTCCTGCAGGAAGAGCTTCGGCTTAATGATGAGCTGAGGCAGCTGCAGTTTTCGGAGCTCGTGGGCATCGTCTACAACCCTGTGGAATATGCGTGGGAGCCACATCGCAGCTACGTGACCCGCTACTGCCAGGGCCCCAAGCAAGTGCTCTTCTTGGGCATGAACCCAGGACCCTTTGGCATGGCCCAGACGGGG GTGCCCTTTGGGGAAGTGAGTGTAGTCCGGGACTGGTTGGGCCTTGGGGGGCCTGTGCGGACCCCTCCCCAGGAGCACCCCAAGCGACCAGTGCTGGGACTGGAGTGCCCTCAGTCCGAGGTGAGCGGTGCCCGGTTCTGGGGCTTTTTCCGGAACCTCTGTGGACAGCCTGAGGTCTTCTTCCGTCACTGTTTCGTCCACAACCTGTGTCCACTGCTCCTTCTGGCTCCCAGCGGGCGCAACATCACCCCCGCTGAGCTGCCGGCCAAGCAGCGCGAGCAGCTCCTGGGGGTGTGTGACACGGCCCTGTGCCGGCAGGTGCAGCTGCTGGGGGTGCGGCTGGTGGTGGGCGTGGGCCGCCTGGCTGAGCAGCGGGCACGGCGGGCTCTGGCAAGTTTGATGCCCGAGGTCCAGGTGGAGGGGCTCCTGCACCCCTCCCCTCGCAGCCCACAGGCCAACAAGGGCTGGGAGGCAGTGGCCAAGGAGAGACTGAACGAGCTGGGCCTACTGCCGCTGTTGACCAGCTGA